DNA from Castor canadensis chromosome 3, mCasCan1.hap1v2, whole genome shotgun sequence:
AGTTTCATTTTCACTGGGGCTCGAATGACGGACAAGGTTCTGAACATACTGTGGATAAAGCAAAGTTCGCTGCAGAGGTAAGATTCgctgtttttcttttcagggaAAAATGTTTGTAAGTTGCTATTTAATTTCAAAAGCTTAATTTTGTAAATTCAACCCATACCAACTGAACCACTTCTTTTATAATGGAACTTTTCACATTTGCTTCTTATAACCTAACcatgataataaaattaaggCTTCAAAATGTAATCGTCACCATCATCATGATAATAATAATCTTACAGTTAAGGCCGCAAAACTTTCTCAGTGTCTTCAAGGACAACATTTGCAAAACATAAATTCAAAGGGGAGGAACCTATTTTATTATCATTCTAGAAGTAGACTTAATCCCTTCTCTCCACGCCATCTAGAATTGAAATAGAAATCACTTGCTATTATACCAAATAGTGGACAATTAGAGTGAAAATGAAGGAAgagttcttatttaaaattatacacaTTTCCACTTTCTTAGTAACCTTTATCTATGAAAAAAAGATCATTGGATAAAGTCTGTTGGCTTTTCCACTGTAACTCATTCATTGTGGCTTGTCTCCCATGACTTTAGCTTCACTTGGTTCACTGGAACACCAAATACGGGGATTTTGGAAAAGCTGCACAACAACCTGATGGACTGGCTGTTTTGGGTATCTTTTTGAAGGTTAGTTGATGGCTTACTTCCTTTTTTCCTGTGTTCAAGAAAGGTGGAGCATACAGAACATTAATCACAGACAGTATATTCTGCAAAAGAGGTGAAGAAATGCCTTTGGCATTGGTTGCATACTATTTCCATGTAAGTATGAAGAGCAGAAAGAGGTAAATTGCAGGTGTCTAGTAGGTGTTGTCTTGTTCTAATTTAACCTTCAGCTATAGTCACTAAAGTGTCATTTTATGATAGACAATGCTAAAATAAGATCAAGTTCTGGAGAGGTCAAGGTCAGTGGTTCCATGTTGCAGAATTTCAGGCAACAGTGGGACCGTACATACACATGGAGCTGCCCTCTAGCCAGCTGCAAGGGGGAGAATAGAGCAGTCTGGTCTAGAGATTGAAAGCCCTGACATCATTTATCAGAGTAGGAGCACAGGGATCTGTGAAGTCATCCAGAGACAGTCGAAAGAGGGAAGGGATAAAACTGCTCTGTATACAGTCCTGAGAAGCTGCAAAATGGATGGCCTTGAAGGTAGTAGGAAGATGCCGACTAATGCCTAAAAAGGAGCACAAGAGTCTAGGATATCAGGAAGGTCAGAGGGCACTGGAGGACTGAAGGAGGAGAGCAGCCTTAGATAAAAGAGAAGACAGTAGTGTAAAATGTCACAAGGAGGTTAGGTAAGGAAAGAACCTGCGCAATtggaggtcactggggacatttAAGATGGTAGTGCCAGGAGAACAATAGAGGCAGGAGCAGAGGCAGTTGAAGATTTGTGACAGGAGGGAAGTCTATGGTGTCACTGTCTCCAAGATAATGATGTATGGTATTAGAAAGTAGACTTTGCCTTACTTTTGGGGGAAATTTTATGATGGTGTTGCCCAAATAAAAACTGCTATACTACTAATTggattatattattttgtttcttgtgttttttgtagATTGGCAATGCTTCACAGGGGCTTCAGAAAGTCCTCGATGCACTGGGTTCCATTAAAACAAAGGTAAAATTTAATTTCCTGACACTTCATAAGGGTACCTGTTTTCAATACTCCATTGATTCTTAGGAATTCTGCTTGATCAAACTGGTTGCAGTGGATAATGCctgtctataatcctaactactctggaggatcatcacagttggaggccagccagggcaaaaagttagggagacgcTGTCACAATAAGGTTGGGTAGGGTGATTCATACATATATCCCAGCTATGTCAGAGGTATAGGTAGAAGGATGGAGGCCTATggtcagccctgagcaaaaaaataactaatccaaaaagggttggggacatggctcaagtggttcaacacctgcctagcaagagcaagaccctgagttcaaactccattgccaaaagacaaaatcaaatcaaacaaaaaaaacaaaaaagaaattgatcaAAAGGTACAGTTTTATTGACAAGTAGTGTCATAAAGTGTTCATAGTAAGCTCTTGCTTATatatttaattaacatttcattcTGCTCAAGTTGATACTAATTCTACTATGATTCTAAGACTTGTAGTTATTTAATCTTGCCTTCATACCTAAGAATAGGAGAATCTTATGATTGCGAGGAGGCTGAAAAATCATTCAGTCATCCacacagcaaatatttgttgagtgcttaCTCTGTGCCAGTTGCGTTGATAATCCAAGACATACAACAAACAAGATGAACAAGGCTCCGCTTCATGGAGAGTTCTTTTCTGTGACTTCTTTGAATTCATCCATACGGAGTTGAAATCCTCTGTGTAGCACAGCTGTGTTGAGGTCATCGAGCTGACATGCTACAGTCAGCTTCAGTGATGGTGAACTTATCACCATGGCAGCCCTGGCTATGTAAAGCTCACCCTCAGATTGATGCAGAACCATCTTCTGAATTGCATCCTTTATTCCTACCCTGACCCCCTGGAGTCATATGAACTTGATCCTTCTTTCACTTGACCCTACTGTCTCTCGTGGTCTTTCACTCACCCCCAGGCTAATTTTTTCTGGTTACCTGTCATTATTCTCATGTGACGTAGCTCTATCTCTTTTCAACAGCCTCCTCCTGTAAAAGCTTTCCTGTTTCATCTGTTGATTTCAAAGCATGGTGTCAGAACTGAATGCAGTGCTTTAGTTCTGATCTGGTTGTCAGATACGCCGCAAGACTGTCACTTCATTTTCAAGAGTAGTTCTGTTGCTACAACCtccagttttgttttggttttttccaaATCATTTTAGCAGTAGCAGTCCCACCGTAAATACTGAATATGATCAGTTAATGACTTAATGAAAAACATAAGGGATTATTTTAGAAGATAAGATGaaaaatgcacatatgaaaataatagTCAGGTTTTTCTTACTCATACTCATACCTGCTAATCTATATTTCCAAGTCAAGTATCTTctgttaatttcttttcatttttatttgccagTAAGTCTAGAACCTCTGTTTAGACAAGGTTTCCAGCTAGGAGAGAGGAATAGACCTACTTATGTGCAGTCCTGCTCGGTCATGTAACAGTTTCCCCCTGTGTGTTTGCCTGGCAGGGGAAGAGCGCTGACTTCACTAACTTTGAACCTTGTTGCCTCCTTCCTGAATGCTTGGACTATTGGACCTATCCAGGCTCTCTGACCACTCCTCCTCTTCTTGAAAGTGTGACCTGGATTGTGCTCAAGGAACCCATCACCATCAGCAGTGAGCAGGTCAGATTTCTAAGGGGAGCTCTGCTAAGAGATGTGGGGCATTTTGAGGTGGACTTTGGAGTTAGACAGACCTGGGATTTAATCTTTCTCCCACTGCTTCTAGCCACTGCAATCGGTGATTACAACAGTGCTTAGCACATAAGCAACATTTGGTAAATATTTGCTATTAACCGTGCCTTTAGGTAGTTTCTTTAGTCTGGAAATTTGGATGGtcattgtaaggattaaatgagaaaggTCTGTCAGTTAATATAAGCTTTTCTGTCACTTATGAGGAAAAAGAGACCAAGAAAAATGAGATTTCACTTACATAAATGTCACTGATAATCCCTAGCCTATGGCTTGCTCACTGATGGCAGTTTACTGCAGTTTTATGTGTATAAGAATGCTTTTCTGAATCCTGACAAAGGTGACAGTCATGTCTTGGAGAAAAAGTATCTATCAAGACTCATTCCAGATGTTAGGtatagtggtatacacctgtaatcctagctttttaggaggcataggtaggaggattgagttctgaggccagcttgggtaaaaacatgatactctatctgaaaaatagctaaagcaaaaaaggactagagtCTTGGCTGAAGTGGaatagcacctgcttagcaagagtaaagccccaagttcaaacctcagtaccaccagaaaaaaaaaaaaccaaaaactcacTTCAGCTTGCATTAGAGACTCAGACCAGGTACTCTTACATTTCCCATAGAATTTATGATTTCAAGTGATTAATGCAGCTTCTAAGTTACTGATGAGTATCCATGAGACAAATTAAATTTCCTGTACTGTCTCTTAACACAGTTGAGATTTGGAAAATGGGTATTTAGGATTCAAAAGAGTTTGGATCTTGATAATTGGAGACAGCAGCCAGAAGTTTGAAGATGTCAATGGTTTAGTAGTGTGTGACAAAACCCTACATGTTTAGACTCATAGAAGTTTAGATCTGCAGTGTGCAAGAGATTGTGTTGTCCATCTTTCTCATTTCACTGTCTGGAATTGTGTTAATAAACAGAGTGAGGGATAGGAAAATTGAAATGCTGTCCACCCAGCTACCTCATGGCAGAATTGAGTCTGGGAGCAAGGGTTCTTCGGGTGTTCTCCTTTACAGTCTTAACTAATTACAACTAAAGATAATTCAGATCTTTCTTTTGAGGAAATCTATAACTGGAAACTTACTTGTAGTATTTTAAAgtcaaccaaaaaataaatatgccTGATTGCTATGTGACCTGAAAAAGTGGCCTTGCACTCATAGCGTTTGAGCAAGCATTTGAAGTAACAGCATAAGGAAAGATTACACTGCCACTTCTCATTTGTAGATGTGGTGCTTGAGTtatgattttaaaacatgaaatttttttctcccttcactgaGAACCATCCAGCTTGGGAGCCAAAGTCTTCCACTGATAGCTATTATGACAAATGGATTTAttgtgtgtgcacacacccatacacacaaacatacacatcgGTAAGGGCCATTGAACCTATTCCATTAGTCCTTGTACTCTGAATTTTCCCTTTAATGTACAAATTAATATTAAACTAGAAACGTTAATTGTATATATTGGCAAAATACCAGTAGGAGTATTTTTCATATCATGTAACATGGAATCTGAAAGTTGACCCATGCTCAGCTCAGAAAGCCAGAGCTCTGGTTCCTCTTTGTGATTCCCTCTGTTTTGTCCATTGGTGACTTTGTTCTTTATGTGGTCGCAAAAACACTTTAGCATCACATGCAGGTACAACCACCTCTAGAGGTGGAAGGAGCAACATTTCCATTGGGTCTTTAGGAAGACAGAAGACTTTCCCTGAAGGCCATTAACAAACCTGTCACATCTCACTAGCTTGCATTGTGCTCCTTGATCACTTCTAACCCAGTCTGCAGCAAGGGAAAGTGATATGCACAGTTAGTTAAAACCCACAGATTTAcctaaaatttacaaaatattggCTTAAGAGGGGAGGACAGATGTCCATTATTGAGAATGTATGGAGGGAATGGATGTTAGATAAGCAATATAAATGGGTCTGCTACATTTTGCTACCTTGATTTTCTATTCTCAGACTATCTCTGATGCAAAAGTCAGTCAAATTGACCAATATGAGATAATAATTTAAGTGGCAGAAGGGAACTATAAGCGACTTATACTAGGTTGGCCAAAAAGTTTGATCTAATTGGACTTTATAAGTAGATCCTTTTTCATATTACTGGCATTCTTTTGTTATGAATCAGCCCTGGATGTCCTTACAGAGTTACCTTCCTTGCAGTGACAATAATTGTGCATATGTTCCAAGGGTTGACTGCCATCAAAGTTGGCTTCATGGGGATAATGGAAGCAATATTGCTACACAAAGAGATCATGTTGAACAGTACTGGTCCATGGGCTTCTATATTACTTCCCAAAACACCCTTCATTTAGATCATGTCTTGCTAAGAGGGGAAAATGACACTTTTCACTAACAACCTCAAACAAATGGGAGACTGAGGCTGCCTGTGTCACTGGAAACCAAACAGCTTTACAGTGGTATAAAAACCAACAATTACAAGTGTTTGAAATCCAAGCATGGATAAATACATTCCTGAGCTTCTATATATTTGAGCAGAGATGCCAGCTGATCATTCAGCCTATGGGGTGTGTAGGTTCTGAGTCCTTTATCTAATTGTACACATGTTGTATTTTGTCTTCTCTGGGgcagaaaataaaactttaatttggATCTAGAACagttattattagttattgttagaGATATTAATTTATAGACTTTCAACATTTGATTTTaagtgaaaacaagaaaaaaaacaagatcactgaatatttcctttaaaatgacCCCAGTAGTTTTCCATACTTTATATATGAATTGATttcttatatgaaaatatatatacataatctaCACATAATTATATATCTACTGGGAATCAGAGTGAGTTTTAGTTATTGATACACGGTACTATGAATATTAGATTGTATTTCATGGTAAGTAAATACTATTgcaaactttaatttttaatttaaaatttttattgtgtttttcagatggggaaatTCCGTATACTTAACTTCAATGCAGAGGGTGAACCTGAGGAGCTGATGGTGGACAATTGGCGCCCGGCTCAGCCCCTGAAGGGTCGACAAGTCAGAGCTTCCTTCAAATAAGATCCCCTGAGCTGTGTCCGAACAATGAGCCTTCAGGTGTTTCTCTGTAGCTAAGGACAAACCGACCTTGGTGATTTGGACCCTGGCTTCTTTGTATCTGGTCTTCTAGACCCTTCACCTCTCACCTGACGTGCTTCCTAATAAAATGTGAAGAGCGAGACCAAATGTCACATTTGCCAGAAGTGCTTTGTTTGGTTGGTACTTTGCTTACTGTGTAGCCTTTCTGTAGCAGGAATCTGTTGTATGGGGTAAGAATAAACACCTTGACTGTTCACAGCACTCAGAACTGTTTGgcaaaatgctatttttaaaacataagaaaatagaatgacTGAGTGCAAATTCATATTATGAAACAAATTGAGCTAATGAGGGCAAACCAGGTAAAATAGTCATGATTTTATGTGATATAAATcggataaaataaatgttcatgatTCCAAGAtgttatattaaagaaaaacttttaaaattcttatat
Protein-coding regions in this window:
- the Ca2 gene encoding carbonic anhydrase 2, which translates into the protein MSHHWGYGKDNGPEHWHKDFPIANGERQSPIDIDTKTAKHDPALKPLTTSYDQAVSRKILNNGHSFNVEFDDSKDKAVLKGGPLEGTYRLVQFHFHWGSNDGQGSEHTVDKAKFAAELHLVHWNTKYGDFGKAAQQPDGLAVLGIFLKIGNASQGLQKVLDALGSIKTKGKSADFTNFEPCCLLPECLDYWTYPGSLTTPPLLESVTWIVLKEPITISSEQMGKFRILNFNAEGEPEELMVDNWRPAQPLKGRQVRASFK